The genomic segment CCTGCTTTACATTATAGTCACTTCAGCAGTGCGTCCCATATCCAAATTAGATCAGGCGGTTTCCAGGGTAGCCCAGGGTGATTTAACCGGGGGCGTGAATGTTAACTATAAGAGTAATGATGAAATTGGAAGCCTCATAAAATCGTTTGGGCAAATGTTTACTAATATTAAGAGTATAATAATTAGAATTCAGGGGAATTCAGAGAAACTGGCTTCCCACAGCCAGGAAATGGCTTCCTCCAGCGAAGAGGTAAGTGCCACCGTAGAGGAAGTTGCCAGCACCACCAATGAAGTGGCAGCTACATCAGAGCAGGGTGCTGAAAATGCCGGAGAGGCAGCAAAAGAGTCAGAACAGGTACAGCAGGTAGCAGAAGAAGGAAATAAGGCTGTACAGGAAACGGTTGAGAAAATGCAGTCCATATCTCAGTCATCACAAAATGTTGCCACTGCTGTTAAGAACCTGGGTGAGCAATCAAATCAAATAGGTGAAATAATCAGCACCATTACAAACATCGCTGACCAAACTAACCTCCTTGCCTTAAACGCCGCTATTGAGGCAGCCCGGGCCGGTGAACACGGGCGGGGATTTGCCGTGGTGGCCGAAGAAGTACGCAAGTTAGCTGAACAGTCTGCCGGTGCTGCCGGTGAAATTACAGGCTTAATAGAAAAAATACAGGTAGGTGTCGGTGAGGCGGTTACAGCAATTGATAGTAGTGTGGTGGAAGTTGATGACGGGGTTCATGTAGCTAATAATGCAGGTGCCTCCTTAGAGCAAATCATTAAAGCTATAGAAAAGAATACCACTGTAATTCAGGATGTTGCTACCGGTTCCAACCAGGCCAATGAGGGTATGCAGCAGTTGTCAGCGTCAAACGAACAAATAACATCCACGGTTCAGCAAATTTCCGGTGCTGCACAAGAACTGGCTAACATTGCAGGGGAACTGCAAAATGAAGTGGTCAAGTTTAATTTAGAGGATTTAAACCATGGAATCGGCGACCAAAATTGATATCATTATAAGGCCCCTGGGTTATTTGCTCAGGGGCCTTATAACGATAGTGATTCTGACGTAATTCGACACCCAATTTATAAGTTATTGAGTCTGTTCGAAAAGTTCTAGATAAACACCCCCAAAAATAGGAAATGCACCGTCGCTTGTAGAATTAAGTAGTAATCGTGAAAAAAAACTACAAAACCAAGCGAGGTGCATAGATTATGCCAGACCTCCAGTTGGATCTTTTTCCCATGAGCTTATAACACGCTTGGATTTGATAGGGAACTCATAGACTATATTGAATTTGTAGACTATTCGTTTGTATCTGATCTCATCTTACCGTTATACAAGAAGGGCGGACGCATTCCCCATAACGTTTGAGTTGAGATAATTTGTAAGTCACCCAATGAATTCATTTGAAGGAGGGAAAACTGAAAACATCCTTTCCATCATTTTATAACTAATCG from the Bacillota bacterium genome contains:
- a CDS encoding methyl-accepting chemotaxis protein, yielding MNFGLSFGKRIIFSVGILLLAVVLIIIVTSNNRAENLILTNETKQNEFVTDLFYQKMDEYLDVSRSVIVPIATDQEIVDLFANGERDKLIEKLKPTFADLKERGYYNIQFNVPPSTAFARLNRPDDFDDDISSIRPSVVVANEKQEEVMGLEGGKAGYGFRVLVPVFDNEEFVGTVETGLRFNESFLEDVKEVAPGDYYIYNYGSSGEPEELLSQASSTDDNYQIDSKLLEKVKETGETQYGLTNDRMHSVIAMPYHDFSGELKGYVKAVFSREEIMNRLAANKRFSALIAISSILLALVLLYIIVTSAVRPISKLDQAVSRVAQGDLTGGVNVNYKSNDEIGSLIKSFGQMFTNIKSIIIRIQGNSEKLASHSQEMASSSEEVSATVEEVASTTNEVAATSEQGAENAGEAAKESEQVQQVAEEGNKAVQETVEKMQSISQSSQNVATAVKNLGEQSNQIGEIISTITNIADQTNLLALNAAIEAARAGEHGRGFAVVAEEVRKLAEQSAGAAGEITGLIEKIQVGVGEAVTAIDSSVVEVDDGVHVANNAGASLEQIIKAIEKNTTVIQDVATGSNQANEGMQQLSASNEQITSTVQQISGAAQELANIAGELQNEVVKFNLEDLNHGIGDQN